From a region of the Corallococcus coralloides DSM 2259 genome:
- a CDS encoding DUF1592 domain-containing protein: MGLAAVAAMLTASCNDSPPKARVLPGPDAPVDPQDAQCRSAARDPGRVTLHRLNRAEYNNTVRDLLGETGSPASSFPPDDHGFGFDNNADVLSMSPLLMEKYSHAAEALVEAAWTRGAFNACGLDPAQPEACARELLKTFARRAWRRPVTQEEVERLVAFVALARQQGDAPEVGVKLALRAVLVSPHFLFRVELDPAPTSTVPHAVSDLELASRLSYFLWSSMPDEALLQAAEGGHLHEPEVLEAQVRRMLADPKARALVDNFAGQWLYTRALDFSQPESRYGFDEPLREAMRQEMQLVFQEFVTGDHRLKDLLDAPFTYVNDRLASHYGLPKPRTPAMTRVELKDHPERAGLFGKGALLTVTANPDRTSPVKRGVWVLEQLLCKGPPPPPPDAGGLAPAVDPTLNIKARMAQHRVDPTCSGCHTLMDPLGFGMENFDPVGRWRTKEEGGAVVDPSGELPGGKAFNGVAEMRAVVKQDPDLSACMTRHLLTYALGRGAEEQDRCTVRDISQQAETRGGRLTDYILAIVRSDAFLQRRGESEEPKP, translated from the coding sequence GTGGGCCTCGCGGCGGTGGCGGCGATGCTGACCGCGAGCTGCAACGATTCACCGCCCAAGGCGCGGGTGCTGCCGGGGCCGGACGCGCCCGTGGATCCGCAGGACGCGCAGTGCCGGTCCGCGGCGCGCGACCCGGGCCGCGTCACGCTGCACCGCCTCAACCGCGCTGAGTACAACAACACCGTGCGCGACCTCCTGGGCGAAACGGGCTCGCCCGCGAGCAGCTTCCCGCCGGACGACCACGGCTTCGGCTTCGACAACAACGCGGACGTGCTCAGCATGTCCCCGCTGCTGATGGAGAAGTACTCCCACGCGGCGGAGGCGCTGGTGGAGGCCGCGTGGACGCGAGGCGCGTTCAATGCGTGCGGGCTCGACCCCGCCCAGCCGGAGGCGTGCGCGCGCGAATTGCTCAAGACCTTCGCGCGCCGGGCCTGGCGCCGGCCCGTCACGCAGGAAGAAGTGGAGCGGCTGGTCGCGTTCGTCGCGCTGGCCCGGCAGCAGGGCGACGCGCCGGAGGTGGGCGTGAAGCTGGCGCTGCGCGCGGTGCTCGTGTCGCCGCACTTCCTCTTCCGCGTGGAGCTGGACCCCGCCCCCACGTCCACGGTGCCGCACGCCGTGAGCGACCTGGAGCTGGCGAGCCGCCTGTCCTACTTCCTCTGGAGCAGCATGCCGGATGAGGCGCTCCTGCAAGCGGCGGAGGGCGGCCACCTGCACGAGCCGGAGGTGCTGGAGGCGCAGGTGCGGCGCATGCTGGCGGACCCCAAGGCCCGCGCGCTGGTGGACAACTTCGCGGGCCAGTGGCTCTACACGCGCGCGCTCGACTTCTCCCAACCGGAGTCGCGCTACGGCTTCGACGAACCGCTGCGCGAGGCCATGCGCCAGGAGATGCAGCTCGTCTTCCAGGAGTTCGTCACTGGCGACCACCGCCTCAAGGACCTGCTGGACGCGCCCTTCACCTATGTGAATGACCGGCTGGCGTCGCACTACGGCCTGCCCAAGCCCCGCACCCCCGCGATGACGCGCGTGGAGCTGAAGGACCACCCGGAGCGGGCGGGCCTGTTCGGGAAGGGCGCGCTGCTCACCGTCACCGCCAACCCGGACCGCACGTCGCCGGTGAAGCGCGGCGTCTGGGTGCTGGAGCAGCTGTTGTGCAAGGGGCCGCCCCCGCCACCCCCCGACGCGGGCGGGCTGGCCCCGGCGGTGGACCCCACGCTCAACATCAAGGCGCGCATGGCGCAGCACCGCGTGGACCCCACCTGTTCGGGCTGTCACACGCTGATGGATCCGCTGGGCTTCGGCATGGAGAACTTCGACCCGGTGGGCCGCTGGCGCACGAAGGAGGAAGGCGGCGCGGTGGTGGACCCCAGCGGCGAGCTGCCCGGCGGCAAGGCGTTCAACGGCGTGGCGGAGATGCGCGCGGTGGTGAAGCAGGACCCGGACCTGTCCGCGTGCATGACGCGCCACCTGCTCACCTACGCGCTCGGACGCGGCGCGGAAGAACAGGACCGCTGCACCGTGCGCGACATCTCCCAGCAGGCCGAGACCCGGGGCGGCCGGCTCACCGACTACATCCTCGCCATCGTCCGCAGCGACGCGTTCCTGCAACGGCGTGGCGAGTCGGAGGAACCCAAGCCATGA
- a CDS encoding M3 family metallopeptidase encodes MTGPVPLVEEVPLKIPALTVVAALAATGCSNGSITQNREAQARIAANAAKPQLAPMKGSEVLAGTPDAFKALCKADLERAQAQVAALKKLDPKTNGQGVLKAYNEAQTAILNAANRSSLAREVHPDAAMRDASRECEQQVDAANVALSQDRGVYDALSLVDLSKEDAATHHWMDRTLLDFRRAGVDRDEATRAKVKALNEEILKLGQQFGQNIAEDTRSVAFTPKDLDGLPEDYKKAHAPGADGKVVITSNYPDYFPFMTYAKNAKAREKLWRTYRQRAFPKNQAVLAQLIEKRNELATLLGYDTYAAFTTETRMTRTQQAAADFIDQLAQATEGRAKKEMADLLARKKKDVKGATVVEPWDQDYYEDRLRAEKFGFDSQAVRPYLEYARVKDGVMGITSSLWGVAFQPVKDAKTWHADVEAYDVVEGGKPLGRIFLDMHPRDDKYKHAAQFDLVTGELNKRLPEAVLVCNFPRPGDLMTHDEVGTFFHEFGHLMHTIFSGHQKWTPISGISMERDFVETPSMLLQQWAEQPEVLKSFAKHHETNEPIPAEMVEKLRASKEFGQGLFARRQLFLSAVSLQYYSRAPGFDTSAVLSELQKKLSPFRHEYRDGTHFELAFGHLDGYSAAYYTYLWSSVIAKDLESKFQENGYLDRDTAMHYRKTVLEPGGSKPAAEQVKDFLGRPYGFEAYRAYLDGAAKTTGTAKDAK; translated from the coding sequence ATGACGGGCCCCGTTCCCCTTGTGGAGGAAGTCCCCTTGAAAATCCCCGCGCTCACCGTGGTGGCGGCGCTCGCCGCGACGGGTTGCTCCAACGGCAGCATCACGCAGAACCGTGAAGCCCAGGCCCGCATCGCCGCCAACGCGGCGAAGCCCCAGCTGGCGCCCATGAAGGGCTCGGAAGTGCTGGCCGGCACGCCGGACGCCTTCAAGGCCCTGTGCAAGGCGGACCTGGAGCGCGCGCAGGCGCAGGTCGCGGCGCTGAAGAAGCTGGATCCGAAGACGAACGGCCAGGGCGTCCTCAAGGCGTACAACGAGGCGCAGACGGCCATCCTCAACGCGGCCAACCGCTCCAGCCTCGCGCGCGAGGTGCACCCGGACGCCGCCATGCGCGACGCGTCCCGCGAGTGCGAGCAGCAGGTGGACGCGGCCAACGTGGCGCTGTCGCAGGACCGCGGCGTCTACGACGCGCTGTCGCTGGTGGACCTGTCCAAGGAGGACGCGGCCACGCACCACTGGATGGACCGCACGCTCCTGGACTTCCGCCGCGCGGGCGTGGACCGGGATGAGGCCACGCGCGCCAAGGTGAAGGCGCTCAACGAGGAGATCCTCAAGCTGGGCCAGCAGTTCGGGCAGAACATCGCGGAGGACACGCGCAGCGTGGCCTTCACGCCCAAGGACCTGGACGGGCTGCCGGAGGACTACAAGAAGGCGCACGCGCCCGGCGCGGACGGCAAGGTGGTCATCACCAGCAACTACCCGGACTACTTCCCGTTCATGACGTACGCGAAGAACGCGAAGGCGCGCGAGAAGCTCTGGCGCACCTACCGCCAGCGCGCGTTCCCCAAGAACCAGGCGGTGCTCGCGCAGCTCATCGAGAAGCGCAACGAGCTGGCCACGCTGCTGGGCTACGACACCTACGCGGCCTTCACGACCGAAACGCGCATGACGCGCACGCAGCAGGCCGCTGCGGACTTCATCGACCAGCTGGCGCAGGCCACGGAAGGCCGCGCGAAGAAGGAGATGGCGGACCTGCTGGCGCGCAAGAAGAAGGACGTGAAGGGCGCCACCGTGGTGGAGCCCTGGGACCAGGACTACTACGAGGACCGGCTGCGCGCGGAGAAGTTCGGGTTCGACTCGCAGGCGGTGCGGCCCTACCTGGAGTACGCGCGGGTGAAGGACGGCGTGATGGGCATCACCTCCAGCCTGTGGGGGGTGGCCTTCCAGCCGGTGAAGGACGCGAAGACGTGGCACGCCGACGTGGAGGCGTATGACGTCGTGGAGGGCGGCAAGCCGCTGGGCCGCATCTTCCTGGACATGCACCCGCGCGACGACAAGTACAAGCACGCGGCGCAGTTCGACCTGGTCACCGGCGAACTGAACAAGCGGCTGCCGGAGGCCGTGCTGGTGTGCAACTTCCCGCGCCCCGGCGACCTGATGACGCACGACGAGGTGGGGACGTTCTTCCACGAGTTCGGCCACCTGATGCACACCATCTTCTCCGGCCACCAGAAGTGGACGCCCATCTCCGGCATCTCCATGGAGCGTGACTTCGTGGAGACGCCGTCCATGCTGCTGCAGCAGTGGGCGGAGCAGCCGGAGGTGCTCAAGAGCTTCGCCAAGCACCACGAGACCAACGAGCCCATCCCCGCGGAGATGGTGGAGAAGCTGCGCGCGTCGAAGGAGTTCGGCCAGGGCCTGTTCGCGCGCCGCCAGCTGTTCCTGTCCGCGGTCAGCCTCCAGTACTACTCGCGCGCGCCGGGCTTCGACACGTCCGCGGTGCTCTCCGAGCTGCAGAAGAAGCTGTCGCCCTTCCGCCACGAGTACCGCGACGGCACCCACTTCGAGCTCGCCTTCGGGCACCTGGATGGGTACTCGGCCGCCTACTACACGTACCTCTGGTCCTCCGTCATCGCGAAGGACCTGGAGTCGAAGTTCCAGGAGAACGGCTACCTGGACCGCGACACGGCCATGCACTACCGCAAGACGGTGCTGGAGCCCGGCGGCTCCAAGCCCGCCGCGGAGCAGGTGAAGGACTTCCTCGGCCGGCCGTACGGCTTCGAGGCCTACCGCGCGTACCTCGACGGCGCCGCGAAGACGACGGGCACCGCGAAGGACGCGAAGTAG
- a CDS encoding MFS transporter translates to MEFLDSTALSTALPTLSVAFGTDPVHLKLALTSYILALAVLAPASGWIADRFGPRRVFMTAMVVFLAGSVLCGFSQTLVQLVLARTLQGLGGALMVPVGRLIVVNSAPREKLVSAMSWFTMPALVGPLLGPPLAGFILGVADWPWIFFINVPVGLLGMWAVARFVPPLKQPDPGPFDTKGFAIAVVAITALMGAAETVGIGLVPWPVQAAITLVAVGALVAYVRHALRTPRPVLNLRLFQVDTFRASMMGGALVRIGLGATPFLLPLLFQVALGWGPLEAGLVTIGTGLGAFACKPVAPALIRRVGFRQTLIASNLLTAALTAVPAFFGVTTPIPFIIGTLVFSGFMRSLQFTATNTMAYADLPKESVSNASTIAVVTQQMALSVGISFGGLMLHVARGGGDVRLTPDRFLLPFLAIGLVSSLAGPLFRRLRPDAGEHIGGRAAARG, encoded by the coding sequence ATGGAGTTCCTCGACTCCACGGCGCTGTCCACCGCGCTGCCTACGCTGTCCGTGGCGTTCGGCACCGACCCCGTCCACCTCAAGCTCGCGCTGACGTCGTACATCCTGGCCCTGGCGGTGCTCGCGCCCGCGAGCGGGTGGATCGCCGACCGCTTCGGTCCGCGCCGCGTCTTCATGACCGCCATGGTCGTGTTCCTCGCGGGCTCCGTGCTGTGCGGCTTCTCCCAGACGCTCGTGCAGCTGGTCCTCGCCCGCACCCTGCAGGGCCTGGGCGGCGCGCTGATGGTGCCCGTGGGCCGGCTCATCGTCGTGAACTCGGCGCCGCGCGAGAAGCTGGTGTCCGCGATGAGCTGGTTCACCATGCCCGCGCTGGTGGGGCCGCTCCTGGGGCCGCCGCTCGCGGGCTTCATCCTGGGCGTCGCGGACTGGCCGTGGATCTTCTTCATCAACGTGCCGGTGGGCCTGCTGGGCATGTGGGCCGTGGCGCGCTTCGTGCCCCCGCTGAAGCAGCCGGACCCGGGTCCCTTCGACACGAAGGGCTTCGCCATCGCCGTGGTCGCCATCACCGCGCTGATGGGCGCGGCGGAGACGGTGGGCATCGGCCTGGTGCCATGGCCCGTGCAGGCGGCCATCACCTTGGTCGCTGTGGGGGCGCTCGTGGCCTACGTGCGGCACGCGCTGCGCACGCCTCGCCCGGTGCTCAACCTGCGCCTGTTCCAGGTGGACACCTTCCGCGCCAGCATGATGGGCGGCGCGCTGGTGCGCATCGGCCTGGGCGCGACGCCCTTCCTGCTGCCGCTGCTCTTCCAGGTGGCCCTGGGCTGGGGGCCGCTGGAGGCGGGGCTCGTCACCATCGGGACGGGGCTGGGGGCCTTCGCGTGCAAGCCGGTGGCGCCCGCGCTCATCCGCCGCGTGGGCTTCCGCCAGACGCTCATCGCCTCCAACCTGCTCACCGCCGCGCTGACGGCCGTGCCCGCCTTCTTCGGCGTCACCACGCCCATCCCGTTCATCATCGGCACGCTGGTGTTCAGCGGCTTCATGCGCTCGCTGCAGTTCACCGCCACCAACACCATGGCCTACGCGGACCTCCCCAAGGAGTCGGTGAGCAACGCCTCCACCATCGCGGTGGTGACGCAGCAGATGGCGCTGAGCGTGGGCATCAGCTTCGGCGGCCTGATGCTGCACGTGGCGCGCGGCGGCGGTGACGTGCGCCTCACGCCGGACCGCTTCCTCCTGCCGTTCCTCGCCATCGGCCTCGTGTCGTCGCTGGCCGGGCCGCTGTTCCGCCGGCTGCGTCCGGACGCGGGCGAGCACATCGGCGGCAGGGCCGCGGCGCGCGGCTGA